A single genomic interval of Bradyrhizobium japonicum USDA 6 harbors:
- a CDS encoding class I SAM-dependent methyltransferase: protein MNKPASIDFATATAIQIPAASARTQALHDLIPGEARDSLLAVHDVLRRELPQGQLATYEAGGGSCSVLPPELLDRSKVTVVDIDEDQVRNNTYADEAILGDVQTYSFGRETFDLVICYNVIEHLPHVDAALLNFRDALKSGGMILIGAPNPRSLSGVVTKYSPHWFHVWFYRNIRGIKDAGLPGEPPFPTFFHPLVTLPRLEAFAAANGLEMIYRREVESPRYPEMRRRKPLFAALVDTAAAVMNAVLPGGIDVRRGDYHVILRKR, encoded by the coding sequence ATGAACAAGCCAGCCTCGATCGATTTCGCGACAGCCACGGCGATCCAAATCCCGGCGGCCAGTGCACGCACCCAGGCGCTGCACGATCTGATCCCCGGCGAAGCCCGCGACAGCCTGCTCGCCGTCCACGACGTGCTGCGCCGCGAACTGCCGCAGGGCCAGCTCGCCACCTATGAGGCCGGCGGTGGCTCGTGCAGCGTCCTGCCACCGGAGTTGCTCGACCGCAGCAAGGTCACCGTCGTCGACATCGACGAAGACCAGGTCCGCAACAACACTTACGCGGACGAGGCGATCCTCGGCGACGTGCAGACTTACAGCTTTGGACGCGAAACCTTCGATCTGGTGATCTGCTACAACGTGATCGAGCATCTGCCCCATGTCGATGCCGCACTCCTGAATTTCCGCGACGCGCTCAAGTCCGGCGGAATGATCCTGATCGGCGCGCCCAATCCACGCTCGTTGTCGGGCGTCGTCACCAAATACTCGCCGCACTGGTTTCACGTCTGGTTCTACCGGAATATCCGTGGCATCAAGGATGCCGGCCTGCCCGGAGAGCCGCCGTTCCCGACCTTCTTCCATCCGCTGGTGACGCTGCCGCGACTCGAAGCATTCGCCGCGGCCAACGGCCTCGAGATGATCTACCGCCGCGAGGTCGAGAGTCCGCGCTATCCCGAGATGCGCCGGCGCAAGCCGCTGTTCGCCGCTCTGGTCGATACCGCCGCCGCCGTGATGAACGCCGTGCTGCCGGGCGGGATCGACGTTCGCCGCGGTGACTACCACGTCATCCTGCGGAAGCGCTGA
- a CDS encoding bifunctional diguanylate cyclase/phosphodiesterase, with the protein MQTTLARTFAALSAINEAILYAKSPDELYQKVCDAGFSSGDFLAVAVFLVEPDGRRLCFAAGCGDDVARLRSIVITTEADTPEGSGVGGEAFRDQKLSISNDYLNDHRSLAWREGAAKAHIGAAAALPLLCNGKSVGVLFVTRSEAGSLDEQMVSLFERMSANISYALDNFARETARQTSERATRRLNRMFGALSATNEAILRAKTEYELYQLVCDASVHGGKSLATFVLLKEQDSHWLKPVAGTGENLEIVARTRYSVDPENPYGRGISGEVFRTQKPFVERDLARRTKGTPWEQANVNTGVAACIAAPLIQHGRSIGVILSFLSQSWAKDEEVVALMLRIAENVCFAIDNFDREAEKARIAEEEDRLARMYAALSATNEAILRARSRAELFDLVCEATAKGAKFTSATIALVDHHAELLRVVACYGPNAEMVRTFKFSTSDQMPEGRGLTGTAFRTRQPCLSNDVLSDDRIKPWQANARRNGIGSSAALPLFNGDRVEGVFLFNSPERGTFTPEFVELLQRLQANVAFALENFDRADEKAKAEMQRNRLRGMLEALSATNEAIMRVKSRAELFEAVCEAAVLGGTFTSATIALVDPTGRYLDIAVTKGECRSHVENWRFATSADEPEGRGLAGTAFRTKAPCVANELLTDVRATHWRRIARDHGTKSGGCFPLLKNGTDAVGVLLFLSPDEGTFTPDLIQLLGRLAENVSFALDNFARAEERSRAEAQKERLTRMFAALSATNEAIVRAKSRTELFELVCQAASTGGKFTSTTIALAKADSDQLAIVAAAGPSAETTRNVRLSIDADRPEGRGMSGTAFRTRQPCVSNDYVNDSRVSAFHAVLQGDAARSGAAFPLITHGQPVGVMIYMSTEQETFTAEFVELLQRLADNVSFAMENFDRADEKNEADERIEYLASHDSLTDLPNRETFNGLLREAIDQAQRHDHRFAVLFIDLDRFKVINDSLGHEAGDLLLLEVGSRLRGALRETDVVARLGGDEFVVILDQCGEIDDVQRIATGLLVALAEPMELAGHECHTTASIGIAMYPANGSDVQTLTKNADMAMYLAKEDGKNGYRFFSKEVKTQSIERLSLESALRRALEREQFSLNYQPKVDMETGQITGVEALLRWTHPDLGSISPAQFIPLAEETGLIVPIGRWVVKEACAQAMAWQRRGLLPVSMAVNLSPRQFVDEHLLQDVDEALAASGMSPVLLQLEVTESMMMRNVGRALKVLDAIQSRGIRLAIDDFGTGYSSMSLMKHFPIDTIKIDRSFVRDLPQDSEDQAIAQAIISMGKALGMTVVAEGVENAEQEAFLRAHGCDEMQGFLISKPVPARQMAELLRPMELPVAPPLQPEQDLAATEAAALRLKRAVI; encoded by the coding sequence GTGCAGACGACCCTCGCGCGCACCTTTGCAGCGTTGAGTGCCATCAACGAAGCGATCCTCTACGCGAAATCGCCGGACGAGCTGTACCAGAAGGTCTGCGACGCCGGGTTTTCGAGCGGAGACTTTCTGGCCGTTGCCGTGTTTCTGGTAGAGCCGGATGGCCGGCGGCTGTGCTTTGCGGCCGGTTGCGGCGATGACGTTGCGCGGCTGCGCTCCATCGTGATTACGACGGAAGCCGACACACCCGAAGGGTCGGGTGTTGGCGGCGAAGCCTTTCGCGATCAGAAGCTGAGCATCAGCAACGATTACCTGAATGATCATCGCTCGCTGGCGTGGCGCGAGGGCGCAGCCAAGGCCCACATCGGCGCGGCTGCGGCGCTGCCGTTGCTCTGCAACGGCAAGAGCGTCGGCGTGCTCTTTGTGACCCGCAGCGAGGCCGGCTCGCTGGACGAGCAGATGGTGTCGCTGTTCGAGCGCATGTCGGCCAACATCTCATATGCGCTGGACAATTTCGCGCGCGAGACCGCGCGGCAGACCAGCGAGCGGGCGACGCGACGGCTCAACCGCATGTTTGGCGCGCTCAGCGCGACCAACGAAGCCATCCTGCGCGCGAAGACCGAGTATGAATTGTATCAGCTCGTGTGCGACGCCTCGGTGCACGGCGGCAAGTCGCTGGCGACCTTCGTTCTGCTGAAGGAGCAGGACTCGCATTGGCTGAAGCCGGTCGCCGGTACCGGTGAGAATCTGGAGATCGTGGCCCGGACCCGCTACTCCGTCGATCCCGAGAATCCTTACGGTCGCGGCATCTCCGGCGAGGTGTTTCGCACCCAGAAGCCGTTTGTCGAACGCGATCTCGCGCGTCGCACCAAGGGGACGCCGTGGGAGCAGGCCAATGTCAACACGGGCGTTGCCGCCTGTATCGCGGCTCCCCTGATCCAGCATGGCCGAAGCATCGGCGTCATCTTGTCCTTCCTCAGCCAGTCCTGGGCGAAGGACGAGGAAGTTGTCGCGCTGATGCTGCGCATCGCCGAGAACGTCTGCTTCGCGATCGACAATTTCGACCGTGAGGCCGAGAAGGCGCGGATCGCCGAGGAGGAAGACCGCCTGGCGCGCATGTACGCGGCGCTGAGCGCGACCAACGAGGCGATCCTGCGCGCACGCTCGCGGGCCGAGCTCTTCGACCTCGTTTGCGAAGCGACGGCGAAAGGCGCCAAATTCACCTCGGCCACCATCGCACTCGTCGATCACCATGCCGAGCTGCTCCGCGTCGTCGCCTGTTACGGGCCGAACGCGGAGATGGTCCGCACCTTCAAGTTCTCCACCTCCGACCAGATGCCCGAGGGGCGCGGGCTGACCGGGACTGCCTTCCGGACGCGCCAGCCCTGCCTCAGCAACGACGTGCTGTCCGACGACCGGATCAAGCCTTGGCAGGCCAACGCCCGCCGCAACGGGATCGGATCCTCCGCGGCGCTGCCGCTGTTCAATGGCGACAGGGTCGAAGGCGTCTTCCTCTTCAACTCGCCGGAGCGCGGCACGTTCACGCCCGAATTCGTCGAGCTGCTGCAACGACTCCAGGCCAATGTCGCCTTCGCGCTCGAGAACTTCGATCGCGCCGACGAGAAGGCGAAGGCCGAAATGCAGCGCAACCGTCTTCGGGGCATGTTGGAGGCGCTGAGCGCGACCAACGAAGCGATCATGCGCGTGAAATCCCGCGCCGAGTTGTTCGAAGCCGTGTGCGAGGCCGCCGTGCTCGGCGGCACGTTCACGTCTGCCACCATCGCCTTGGTCGATCCGACGGGGCGCTATCTCGACATCGCCGTCACCAAGGGCGAGTGCCGCAGTCACGTCGAGAACTGGCGGTTCGCGACATCCGCCGATGAGCCCGAGGGACGGGGGCTCGCCGGCACCGCATTTCGCACCAAGGCACCTTGCGTCGCGAACGAGCTCCTCACGGACGTTCGTGCGACGCACTGGCGTCGAATCGCGCGGGATCACGGGACCAAATCCGGCGGCTGCTTTCCGCTGCTGAAGAACGGCACCGATGCCGTCGGCGTCCTTCTGTTCCTTTCGCCGGACGAAGGCACTTTCACGCCTGACCTCATCCAGTTGCTGGGGCGCCTCGCGGAGAACGTCTCCTTTGCGCTCGACAATTTCGCCCGGGCCGAGGAGCGGTCACGGGCCGAGGCGCAGAAGGAGCGCCTGACGCGCATGTTCGCCGCGCTGAGCGCCACCAATGAGGCGATCGTGCGGGCCAAGTCGCGCACCGAGCTGTTCGAGCTGGTGTGTCAGGCCGCGTCCACCGGCGGCAAGTTCACCTCGACGACCATTGCGCTCGCCAAGGCCGACAGCGACCAGCTCGCGATCGTCGCGGCCGCCGGGCCGTCCGCGGAGACCACGAGGAACGTTCGTCTCTCCATCGACGCCGACCGGCCCGAGGGGCGCGGCATGAGCGGCACCGCGTTCCGCACCCGGCAGCCCTGTGTCAGCAACGACTATGTCAACGACAGCCGTGTGAGCGCTTTCCATGCCGTTCTGCAAGGCGACGCCGCGCGCTCCGGCGCGGCGTTCCCGCTGATCACGCACGGCCAGCCCGTCGGCGTCATGATCTACATGTCGACCGAGCAGGAGACCTTCACAGCCGAGTTCGTCGAGCTGTTGCAGCGCCTCGCCGATAACGTCTCCTTCGCGATGGAGAATTTCGATCGCGCCGACGAGAAGAACGAGGCCGACGAGCGGATCGAATACCTCGCCTCGCATGACAGCCTGACCGACTTGCCGAACCGCGAGACCTTCAACGGGCTGTTGCGGGAGGCGATCGACCAAGCTCAGCGCCACGATCACCGTTTCGCGGTGTTGTTCATCGATCTCGACCGCTTCAAGGTCATCAACGATTCGCTCGGCCATGAGGCCGGCGACCTGCTCCTGCTCGAGGTGGGGAGCCGGCTGCGCGGTGCGCTGCGGGAAACCGACGTGGTCGCGCGCCTCGGCGGCGACGAGTTCGTGGTGATCCTCGACCAGTGCGGTGAGATCGACGACGTCCAGCGCATCGCGACCGGGCTGCTCGTGGCGCTCGCCGAGCCCATGGAGCTGGCCGGCCACGAATGCCACACCACGGCCTCGATCGGCATCGCGATGTATCCGGCCAACGGCTCCGACGTTCAGACGCTGACCAAGAACGCCGACATGGCGATGTATCTCGCCAAGGAAGACGGCAAGAACGGCTACCGCTTCTTCTCCAAGGAGGTGAAGACGCAGTCGATCGAGCGGCTGTCGCTCGAGAGCGCGCTGCGCCGGGCGCTGGAGCGCGAGCAGTTCTCGCTGAACTACCAGCCCAAGGTGGACATGGAGACCGGCCAGATCACCGGCGTGGAAGCGCTGCTGCGCTGGACGCACCCGGATCTCGGCAGCATCTCGCCGGCGCAGTTCATTCCGCTTGCGGAAGAGACCGGGTTGATCGTGCCGATCGGCCGCTGGGTGGTGAAAGAGGCCTGCGCGCAGGCCATGGCCTGGCAGCGCCGCGGCCTGTTGCCGGTGTCGATGGCGGTCAACCTGTCGCCGCGGCAGTTTGTCGACGAACATCTGCTGCAGGACGTCGACGAGGCGCTGGCGGCCTCCGGCATGTCGCCGGTGCTGCTCCAGCTCGAGGTCACCGAGAGCATGATGATGCGCAATGTCGGTCGCGCGCTGAAGGTGCTCGACGCCATCCAGAGCCGCGGCATCCGTCTCGCCATCGACGATTTCGGCACCGGCTATTCGTCGATGTCGCTGATGAAGCATTTCCCGATCGATACCATCAAGATCGACCGCTCCTTCGTGCGCGACCTGCCGCAGGATTCGGAGGACCAGGCGATCGCGCAGGCGATCATCAGCATGGGTAAGGCGCTCGGCATGACCGTGGTCGCCGAAGGCGTCGAGAACGCCGAGCAGGAGGCGTTCCTGCGCGCCCATGGCTGCGACGAGATGCAGGGCTTCCTCATCTCCAAGCCGGTGCCGGCGCGGCAGATGGCCGAGCTGCTGCGGCCGATGGAGCTGCCTGTCGCACCTCCGCTCCAGCCGGAGCAGGACCTCGCTGCGACCGAGGCCGCGGCGTTACGGCTGAAACGCGCTGTCATCTGA
- the galE gene encoding UDP-glucose 4-epimerase GalE, whose protein sequence is MTDRPTVLVTGGAGYIGSHACRALSAAGYQPVVYDNLSTGHRSFVAGPLVTGDLLDGAALARAFADHEVTAVMHFAAASLVGESMTDPQKYYINNVQGTLSLLQAMRNAGCQRIVFSSTGAVYGNADSKELPEDFPCAPINPYGASKWMIERMLADYRAAYGFGAFCLRYFNASGADPAGGIGELRDNETHLIPRAMMALQGHVDFAVFGDDYDTPDGTAIRDYIHVTDLAAAHVAALKLLETGHAGGSFNLGTGSGFSVREILNAIRQETGREVPHTMKPRRAGDPTYLVADASAARNVLNFVPRHSDLKTVIRTAWAWHQTAHPLRTR, encoded by the coding sequence ATGACCGACCGACCGACCGTCCTCGTCACAGGGGGCGCGGGCTATATTGGCTCGCATGCCTGCCGCGCACTGTCTGCCGCCGGCTATCAGCCCGTCGTTTATGACAATCTCTCGACAGGCCATCGCAGCTTCGTCGCCGGTCCGCTGGTGACGGGCGACCTGCTCGACGGCGCCGCGCTGGCGCGCGCCTTCGCCGACCATGAGGTCACGGCGGTGATGCATTTCGCGGCGGCAAGCCTCGTCGGCGAGTCCATGACCGACCCGCAGAAATACTACATCAACAACGTCCAGGGCACGCTGTCGCTGCTGCAGGCGATGCGCAACGCGGGCTGCCAGCGCATCGTGTTCTCCTCGACCGGCGCCGTCTACGGCAACGCCGATTCCAAGGAGCTGCCGGAGGACTTCCCCTGCGCGCCGATCAATCCCTACGGCGCGTCGAAATGGATGATCGAGCGCATGCTCGCCGATTATCGCGCAGCCTACGGCTTCGGCGCGTTCTGCCTGCGCTATTTCAACGCCAGCGGCGCCGACCCGGCCGGCGGCATCGGCGAGTTGCGTGACAACGAAACGCATCTCATTCCGCGCGCCATGATGGCGCTGCAGGGCCATGTCGACTTCGCCGTGTTCGGCGACGATTACGACACGCCCGACGGCACCGCGATCCGCGACTACATCCACGTCACCGACCTCGCGGCGGCGCATGTCGCAGCACTGAAGCTCCTGGAAACGGGACATGCCGGCGGCAGCTTCAATCTGGGCACCGGCTCCGGCTTTTCGGTCCGCGAGATCCTGAACGCCATCAGGCAGGAGACCGGGCGCGAGGTGCCGCACACCATGAAGCCGCGTCGCGCCGGCGATCCCACCTATCTGGTCGCCGATGCCTCCGCCGCGCGAAACGTGCTGAACTTCGTGCCGCGCCATTCCGATCTAAAGACGGTGATCCGGACTGCCTGGGCCTGGCACCAGACAGCGCACCCGCTCAGAACGCGCTAG
- a CDS encoding exopolysaccharide transport family protein — MLDYNQPIDRAGPEAPQQKSQAGFNVLELVNLLWRRKIAIAAAALLGATLAVTVGKSVTPRYTATAQLYVDPRELQLVDRELTPRAQDVSGMAMVVESQARLITSNSVLLQVIQQANLDKDPEFGGGGDARSLMSSLLGLIGLQPRAPSAAETKEVQLAALDALNRHITVRKTEKSFIVDIEVWSTDPAKAAMLANTLTSAYLAESRNSQASAARRATNDLSGRLKELRERLRSAETALATYKAQNNFVGTQDALISDQQLSASNQRLSAARAATMDAQARLDQIEASRRTAADAGANSEALQSPTIANLRAQYADARKKYAEQAGELGPRHPALRQTEKQVEDLKRTINEEIDRFAQSAKNDLTRARDFEASLNRALEAQKRQSVQLSQAAVRLRELEREADASRDVYQSFLKRSRETEEQETLNTSAARVIGEATVPQRRSFPPAMSMFAMIGFIFGALAAASWFVAAELLSAGATAPAAPSPVRRERTPAPRAPRAPEVSRTPEIAQPQPAPRAPEVAQSLPELAAPSLQPEMDENTLIGKPLIARLQEADVIHTLGAILATGGGVDLTRLGWPTLRPGFPLTTLLNTWRDMRTAVARRAGGKAMPVIALVGAGETTGRSVTALNFALAAARDGARVLMIDADHQAHSLSNKVSRPGKSEPSRLGWLSIGSKAAREIKTVNGISVLPAADGDAGKATEAMRKAIEQARAAGGYDLVILDGPMTPLGAASRKLLDDADALVAVLPTSLDINDGLEEILNTLGRAERKLVGVVLDELTPATQARQRGRQYA, encoded by the coding sequence ATGCTTGACTACAACCAGCCGATAGATCGGGCCGGACCGGAGGCCCCGCAGCAGAAGTCTCAAGCCGGCTTCAACGTGCTGGAGCTCGTCAATCTGCTCTGGCGGCGGAAGATCGCGATTGCCGCTGCCGCGCTCCTCGGTGCGACGCTTGCCGTCACCGTGGGCAAGAGCGTGACGCCGCGTTACACCGCCACCGCCCAGCTCTACGTCGACCCGCGCGAGCTTCAGCTCGTCGATCGCGAGCTCACGCCGCGTGCGCAGGACGTCTCCGGCATGGCGATGGTGGTGGAGAGCCAGGCGCGCCTGATTACCTCGAACAGCGTGCTGCTCCAGGTGATCCAGCAGGCCAATCTAGACAAGGACCCCGAATTCGGCGGCGGCGGTGATGCCAGGAGCCTGATGTCGTCGCTGCTCGGCCTGATCGGCCTTCAGCCCCGCGCGCCCTCCGCTGCGGAGACGAAGGAAGTGCAGCTCGCGGCGCTCGATGCGCTGAACAGGCACATCACGGTCCGCAAGACCGAGAAGAGCTTCATCGTCGACATCGAGGTCTGGTCGACCGATCCGGCGAAGGCGGCGATGCTCGCCAACACACTGACCAGCGCCTACCTCGCCGAATCCCGCAACTCGCAGGCTTCGGCCGCGCGACGCGCCACCAACGATCTCTCCGGGCGCCTGAAGGAGCTACGCGAGCGGCTGCGCAGCGCCGAGACCGCGCTCGCCACCTACAAGGCCCAGAACAATTTCGTCGGCACCCAGGACGCGCTGATCAGCGACCAGCAGCTCTCCGCCAGCAACCAGCGGCTTTCCGCGGCCCGCGCGGCGACCATGGACGCACAGGCGCGGCTCGACCAGATCGAGGCGAGCCGGCGCACCGCTGCCGATGCCGGCGCGAATTCGGAAGCGCTGCAATCGCCGACCATCGCGAACCTGCGCGCCCAATATGCCGACGCCCGCAAGAAATATGCGGAGCAGGCCGGCGAGCTCGGCCCGCGGCATCCGGCGCTGCGCCAGACCGAGAAGCAGGTCGAGGATCTCAAGCGCACCATCAACGAAGAGATCGATCGCTTCGCGCAGTCCGCCAAGAACGATCTGACGCGCGCCCGCGACTTTGAAGCCTCGCTCAACCGGGCGCTGGAAGCGCAGAAGCGGCAGAGCGTCCAGCTCAGCCAGGCCGCCGTGCGCCTGCGCGAGCTCGAACGCGAGGCCGATGCCAGCCGCGACGTCTATCAGTCCTTCCTCAAGCGCTCGCGCGAGACCGAGGAGCAGGAGACCCTGAACACCTCGGCGGCCCGCGTCATCGGCGAAGCCACCGTGCCGCAGCGGCGCTCGTTCCCGCCGGCGATGAGCATGTTCGCCATGATCGGCTTCATCTTCGGCGCGCTCGCTGCCGCAAGCTGGTTCGTCGCGGCCGAGCTGCTGTCCGCCGGTGCGACCGCGCCGGCAGCGCCCTCACCGGTGCGCCGTGAACGCACGCCGGCACCGCGGGCTCCGCGAGCGCCGGAGGTTTCGCGGACACCGGAGATAGCCCAGCCGCAGCCGGCTCCGCGAGCTCCGGAGGTTGCGCAATCTCTACCGGAGCTGGCCGCGCCATCGCTGCAGCCTGAGATGGACGAAAATACGCTGATCGGAAAGCCGCTGATCGCGCGCCTCCAGGAGGCCGACGTCATTCACACGCTCGGCGCGATCCTCGCTACCGGCGGCGGCGTCGATCTGACCCGGCTGGGCTGGCCGACGCTGCGCCCCGGCTTTCCGCTGACGACGCTGCTCAACACCTGGCGCGACATGCGCACTGCCGTGGCCCGGCGTGCCGGCGGCAAGGCCATGCCGGTCATCGCGCTCGTCGGCGCGGGCGAGACCACCGGGCGCAGCGTGACCGCGCTGAATTTCGCGCTCGCGGCCGCGCGCGACGGCGCCCGCGTGCTGATGATCGATGCCGACCATCAGGCACACTCGCTCTCGAACAAGGTGAGCCGCCCCGGCAAGAGCGAGCCGAGCCGGCTCGGCTGGCTCTCCATCGGCAGCAAGGCCGCGCGCGAGATCAAGACGGTCAACGGCATCTCGGTGCTGCCGGCCGCCGACGGCGATGCCGGCAAGGCGACTGAGGCCATGCGCAAGGCCATCGAGCAGGCGCGCGCCGCCGGCGGCTACGATCTCGTGATCCTCGACGGCCCCATGACGCCGCTTGGTGCGGCCAGCCGCAAGCTGCTCGACGACGCCGACGCGCTGGTGGCGGTGCTGCCGACCAGCCTCGACATCAACGACGGCCTGGAAGAAATCCTGAACACGCTCGGCCGCGCCGAGCGCAAGCTCGTCGGCGTCGTGCTCGACGAGCTCACCCCCGCAACTCAAGCGCGCCAGCGAGGCAGACAATATGCTTGA
- a CDS encoding glycosyltransferase family 2 protein encodes MTLIPTDLSAGRISDAVRDPNREIAASSRVIDLSVGIVVCIPCFRRPYHLRLTLDSLASQRTPRSFAVVMVENDAVGRESTPVAAEYLADGRLQGVCLVEKRQGNCQAINAAFETAQALFPAATRFLMIDDDEIASPDWLELMVRTAEATGADVVGGPVLPVFDDDSKPWLARHPAFCPAYDYSGAVPLIYGCGNCLITRAAFERFHRPAFDLRFNFLGGGDCDFFVRCRDAGMIFHWTAEAVITETVPQSRTSLGWIAKRGLRIGAINYRVQYKAARSAPARARVFAQMLGRLPLSLVRSARLLATSKAVVAMHPALVALGSMLAAFGFAPKPYEASKIVS; translated from the coding sequence ATGACACTGATCCCGACAGACCTTTCCGCCGGCCGGATCTCGGATGCCGTGCGCGATCCCAACCGGGAGATCGCGGCGAGCTCGCGCGTCATCGACCTGTCGGTCGGCATCGTCGTCTGCATTCCCTGCTTCCGTCGCCCGTACCATCTGCGGCTGACGCTGGACTCGCTGGCGAGCCAGCGCACTCCGCGCTCCTTCGCGGTGGTCATGGTCGAGAACGACGCGGTGGGGCGCGAAAGCACGCCGGTTGCCGCAGAGTATCTGGCCGATGGCCGGCTCCAGGGCGTTTGCCTGGTCGAGAAGCGGCAGGGCAATTGCCAGGCGATCAACGCCGCCTTCGAGACGGCGCAGGCGCTGTTTCCCGCCGCGACCCGCTTTCTGATGATCGACGACGACGAGATCGCTTCGCCCGACTGGCTCGAGCTGATGGTTCGCACTGCGGAGGCGACCGGCGCCGACGTGGTCGGCGGGCCGGTGCTGCCGGTCTTCGACGATGACAGCAAGCCCTGGCTGGCACGTCATCCCGCGTTCTGTCCCGCCTATGATTACAGCGGCGCGGTGCCGCTGATCTATGGCTGTGGCAACTGCCTGATCACGCGTGCGGCGTTCGAGCGGTTCCATCGTCCCGCCTTCGACCTGCGCTTCAACTTCCTCGGCGGCGGCGACTGCGATTTCTTCGTGCGGTGCCGCGATGCCGGCATGATCTTCCACTGGACGGCAGAGGCGGTCATCACCGAGACCGTGCCGCAAAGCCGCACCAGCCTCGGCTGGATCGCCAAACGCGGCCTGCGTATTGGCGCCATCAATTATCGCGTGCAGTACAAGGCCGCACGAAGCGCGCCCGCGCGGGCGCGAGTGTTCGCGCAGATGCTCGGACGGCTGCCGCTGTCGCTGGTGCGTTCCGCCCGTCTGCTCGCGACGTCGAAGGCCGTCGTCGCCATGCATCCCGCGCTGGTCGCGCTTGGCTCCATGCTCGCAGCGTTTGGCTTCGCACCGAAGCCTTATGAAGCGTCGAAAATCGTATCTTGA
- a CDS encoding WecB/TagA/CpsF family glycosyltransferase, translating into MLERRVNLDGRAATADVPRITVGGLRMAALDLEATADFMIEATDPRHRIGRPLYLTSANGEVLARCSTEPQTERLFRAADLINADGQPLVAASKLQSWFPLPERVATTDLFHVVARKAEAVGRTFYMFGASEEENAAAVANVQRLYPNLKIVGHSHGYFRGDALRAKVEEINALAPDYLWVALGVPNEQAFVEEYTPLLTNVGVIKTSGGLFNFLSGSRSRAPQWMQKIGLEWAWRTWLEPRRLLWRYLTTNPRALYLLFSRKRPSNR; encoded by the coding sequence ATGCTTGAGCGCCGCGTCAATCTGGACGGCCGGGCCGCAACCGCCGACGTGCCGCGGATCACCGTCGGCGGCCTTCGCATGGCCGCGCTCGACCTGGAAGCGACCGCCGACTTCATGATCGAGGCCACCGATCCCAGACATCGCATCGGCCGTCCGCTGTACCTGACCTCGGCCAATGGCGAGGTGCTGGCGCGCTGCTCGACCGAGCCGCAGACCGAGCGCCTGTTCCGCGCCGCCGATTTGATCAATGCCGACGGCCAGCCGCTGGTCGCGGCGTCAAAGCTGCAATCCTGGTTTCCGCTGCCGGAGCGCGTCGCGACCACCGATTTGTTCCACGTGGTTGCGCGCAAGGCCGAAGCCGTCGGCCGCACCTTCTACATGTTCGGCGCCAGCGAGGAAGAGAACGCCGCGGCGGTCGCGAATGTCCAGCGGCTGTATCCGAACCTCAAGATCGTGGGGCACAGCCACGGATATTTCCGCGGCGACGCCCTGCGCGCGAAAGTCGAGGAGATCAACGCGCTCGCCCCGGATTATCTCTGGGTCGCGCTCGGCGTGCCCAATGAGCAGGCATTCGTCGAGGAATACACGCCGCTGCTGACCAATGTTGGCGTTATCAAGACATCCGGCGGCTTGTTCAACTTTTTATCGGGCAGCCGGTCCCGCGCGCCGCAATGGATGCAGAAGATCGGACTCGAATGGGCCTGGCGCACATGGCTCGAGCCGCGCCGCCTGCTCTGGCGCTATTTGACCACCAACCCTCGCGCGCTCTATCTTCTCTTCAGCCGCAAACGGCCTTCCAATCGCTGA